The following are encoded together in the Daucus carota subsp. sativus chromosome 5, DH1 v3.0, whole genome shotgun sequence genome:
- the LOC108222850 gene encoding zinc finger CCCH domain-containing protein 44 → MTDQNGLTSTNSTGLDDSKLVGVPMTVAGDSAVADQMAVFPVEVKPEFKRKRGRPPRSQAKPPPVKKMKDDEDVCFICFDGGSLVLCDRRACPKAYHPACIKRDEEFFRSNAKWNCGWHICTVCQKAAHYMCYTCPFSLCKGCTRDSSFLCVRGNKGFCTTCMKVIMMIENKEQSDKETAQVDFDDSRNWEHLFKLYWISLKDELSLTSKELAEAKSPWKEFSLASARKQSFNVHGSTNNFTSAVVDISSGHVKVNDSTGQNSSESIKLLNKASLSTGQLYNDNGKSSEGRTNWASKQLLDFVAYMKNGDTSVLSPFDVQVLVLEYIKRNNLHDPCERSHVLCDQRLETLFGKSRVGHIELPKLLDFHFLMKQQPENDDFVRGRVDDVDAVQVPSDRSNSNLMSNDKKHNTRKKAAECTLQASLNAYAAITVSNINLIYMRRSLMENLIQVKEKFHEMVVGSLVRIRISGDEHKQDMYRLVQVVGTTKVSVPYKIGNTTSDIMLEILNLDKKEVTSIDAISNQDLSEEDCRRLRQSIKCGLVKRFTVGEIQKKAKQLQVAKLNDSLEAEMLQLNQLRDRASKNGLENELREYVEKIQLLKAPEERQRRLSQIPEVCSDPNMDPDYESEEDAGEHGHHVKPCNPEYDREGSETVSLRKRDVSGDSSDRRCNSSSPPLEGSQNVCATSYPDKEESAAKALQRLSEGKFACRSNSLERGGCNRQAVATSNITSEASSAPLSDGNTLFAPNAEMKLWHYRDPRGSIQGPFSIVELQRWSTTGYFPLDMRIWANDKLGDSVLLTDALKDHFHKALPGLNDMSSQLREAGGTPNNKLCNSSSVLSNNTNAADDRRQSGGNWHGNIGAVDSIGKTDVVGSDRLATQSSTWTAPIVSYDKDITAGTASQNQDSFKGSNNLCYKPLEVHSQLSSSTFASRDYATHPHELNSKVRSCNSDPDPKISLSQGTTVCNNTGEVLGNHCSSQGFVGQSSEKGLGHSPVSFLPNNLDLNSVFCPTKSTDSPDQSGEIIENKESVSSSVNVHDPYIRDQPNFTLMINNNDQKNLAVEKKQPVTLNISVQDTAPSWSSTSSIMLSRSQAPEITDKWAGYSSAPMKHSVEWDSNLNPVSSSLPDHVGTTTPRSCEPTHFTLLNPASNFSSWQTPGSEPIEFSTLAEESVSDLLAEVDAMESQCGMASPTSMMNYGDDLINLNLEIA, encoded by the exons ATGACCGATCAAAATGGATTGACCAGTACTAATTCAACCGGACTTGATGATTCTAAGCTCGTCGGAGTTCCGATGACTGTCGCCGGAGATTCAGCTGTCGCCGATCAGATGGCTGTTTTTCCGGTCGAAGTGAAGCCGGAGTTTAAGCGGAAGCGAGGTCGGCCGCCACGAAGTCAGGCGAAACCGCCGccggtgaagaagatgaaggacGATGAGGATGTTTGCTTTATTTGCTTCGACGGTGGGAGTCTTGTGTTGTGTGATCGCCG GGCTTGTCCTAAGGCGTATCATCCTGCGTGTATCAAGCGCGATGAGGAGTTTTTTCGATCAAATGCTAAATGGAACTGTG GTTGGCACATATGTACTGTATGCCAGAAGGCTGCACATTATATGTGCTACACATGTCCATTTTCATTGTGTAAAGGATGCACAAGAGATTCCAGTTTCTTGTGTGTGAGAGGAAATAAAGGCTTTTGCACGACCTGCATGAAAGTTATTATGATGATAGAGAACAAGGAGCAGAGTGACAAGGAAACG GCCCAAGTGGACTTTGATGACTCTCGTAACTGGGAGCATCTCTTCAAATTATACTGGATATCTTTAAAGGATGAGCTGTCCTTGACTTCTAAAGAACTTGCTGAAGCTAAAAGTCCCTGGAAAGAATTTAGTTTAGCCAGTGCTAGAAAGCAGTCATTTAATGTCCATGGCAGCACAAATAATTTTACCAGCGCTGTTGTTGACATTTCTTCTGGGCATGTAAAGGTGAATGATTCTACAGGACAAAATTCCAGTGAATCTATAAAGCTTCTCAATAAAGCCTCTCTCAGTACTGGACAACTATATAATGACAATGGTAAATCTTCAGAAGGACGCACGAATTGGGCGTCTAAACAATTATTGGACTTTGTTGCTTACATGAAGAATGGTGATACCTCTGTACTGTCTCCGTTTGATGTCCAGGTACTCGTTTTAGAATATATTAAGCGAAACAATCTTCATGATCCATGTGAAAGAAGCCATGTTTTGTGTGATCAAAGGCTTGAAACTTTATTTGGGAAATCACGCGTGGGTCACATCGAATTGCCAAAGCTTCTTGATTTTCACTTCCTCATGAAACAGCAACCAGAAAATGATGATTTTGTTCGAGGAAGGGTCGATGATGTAGATGCAGTCCAGGTCCCATCTGATCGAAGTAATAGTAACTTGATGAGTAATGATAAGAAACATAACACTCGTAAGAAAGCTGCAGAGTGTACACTTCAGGCTAGTCTGAATGCATATGCTGCCATTACTGTTTCCAACATCAACTTGATATATATGCGACGTAGTTTGATGGAGAATCTAATTCAAGTCAAAGAGAAATTTCATGAGATGGTTGTTGGCTCACTGGTACGGATAAGAATATCCGGCGACGAGCATAAGCAAGATATGTACAGACTTGTCCAAGTTGTTG GTACTACCAAGGTGTCTGTACCATATAAAATTGGCAATACAACATCAGATATCATGCTCGAAATATTAAATTTGGACAAGAAAGAGGTTACCTCAATTGATGCAATTTCAAATCAAGATCTTTCAGAG GAAGACTGCAGACGGCTACGACAGAGTATAAAATGTGGACTTGTGAAACGTTTTACTGTA GGTGAGATACAAAAAAAGGCAAAGCAGCTGCAGGTGGCAAAGCTCAATgat AGTTTGGAAGCAGAAATGTTGCAGCTCAATCAACTTCGGGACCGAGCAAGTAAAAATGGACTTGAAAATGA GTTAAGAGAATATGTAGAGAAAATACAGCTTCTGAAGGCACCAGAGGAAAGGCAACGTAGACTAAGTCAAATTCCAGAAGTATGTAGTGATCCAAATATGGATCCCGATTATGAATCTGAAGAAGATGCTGGAGAACATG GTCATCATGTCAAGCCTTGCAACCCTGAATATGATAGAGAGGGAAGTGAAACAGTTTCTTTGAGAAAAAGAGATGTTTCAGGTGATAGTAGTGATAGGCGCTGTAATAGTTCAAGTCCTCCACTTGAGGGAAGCCAAAACGTGTGTGCTACGTCTTACCCAGATAAAGAAGAGAGTGCTGCCAAAGCTCTGCAGAGACTGAGCGAGGGAAAATTTGCATGCAGGTCTAACAGCTTGGAGAGGGGAGGATGCAACAGGCAAGCTGTAGCTACTTCTAATATTACATCAGAAGCATCATCTGCACCTTTGTCAGACGGGAATACTCTGTTTGCTCCTAATGCTGAAATGAAGTTGTGGCATTACAGAGATCCAAGAGGATCAATCCAAGGACCATTTTCTATTGTGGAATTACAGAGGTGGAGTACCACCGGATACTTTCCTCTTGATATGAGGATATGGGCAAATGATAAACTAGGTGATTCAGTACTTCTGACTGATGCTTTAAAAGACCACTTCCATAAAGCTTTACCCGGGCTGAACGATATGTCATCACAGTTGCGAGAAGCTGGAGGTACCCCTAATAACAAATTATGTAATTCCAGTTCTGTGCTGAGCAATAATACAAATGCTGCAGATGATCGTCGGCAAAGTGGGGGGAACTGGCATGGTAATATTGGAGCAGTAGATTCTATAGGTAAAACTGATGTCGTTGGGAGTGATAGGTTGGCAACACAGTCTTCTACTTGGACTGCACCTATTGTTAGCTATGACAAGGATATAACAGCTGGAACAGCTTCACAGAACCAGGATTCATTCAAGGGCAGTAATAATCTCTGCTACAAACCGCTGGAAGTGCATAGTCAGTTATCATCATCCACATTTGCTTCGAGAGATTATGCAACCCATCCACATGAATTGAATTCCAAGGTCAGATCATGCAACTCTGATCCAGATCCTAAAATTTCGCTTTCACAAGGAACAACAGTATGTAACAACACAGGAGAAGTTCTTGGGAACCACTGTAGCAGCCAAGGTTTTGTAGGCCAATCTTCTGAAAAAGGTTTGGGACATTCACCTGTGAGTTTTCTACCAAACAACTTGGATTTAAACTCTGTCTTTTGTCCAACCAAGTCCACTGATTCACCTGACCAAAGTGGGGAAATCATTGAAAACAAGGAGTCTGTTTCTTCAAGTGTTAATGTTCACGACCCATACATTAGGGACCAGCCAAATTTTACACTCATGATAAACAACAATGATCAGAAAAATTTGGCTGTTGAGAAAAAGCAACCTGTGACTTTAAATATATCTGTTCAAGATACCGCTCCTAGCTGGAGCAGCACCTCCAGTATAATGCTTAGTAGGTCACAGGCACCTGAAATTACTGATAAATGGGCTGGATATTCCTCTGCTCCAATGAAACATTCTGTTGAGTGGGACTCCAATCTCAACCCTGTCTCCTCTTCCCTGCCTGACCATGTTGGTACAACAACTCCACGAAGTTGTGAACCTACCCACTTCACCCTATTAAATCCTGCATCTAACTTCTCCAGTTGGCAGACACCTGGAAGTGAACCAATAGAGTTTAGCACTTTGGCTGAAGAATCAGTGTCAGATTTACTGGCTGAAGTTGACGCAATGGAGTCTCAGTGTGGCATGGCTTCGCCTACATCAATGATGAATTATGGCGATGATTTGATTAATTTGAACCTTGAGATTGCCTAA
- the LOC108222122 gene encoding probable pectinesterase 53 — protein sequence MDRVRRINTNIPTAATRPPIATFLCLYGLTFIHPIPITTFLTCSASLVSCIMVFSMLSSLLVWLLLLSTCAKSLAHQNRTNELKVTSPGEAYGHWVSRMGSLKHSLFQKAKNKLRPCLKLKVHKDPKKGDFTQVQAAINSLPMFSHCRVVIRISHGIYREKVEIPATMSYITLKGVGADKTIIEWDDTADRKGTHGNVLGTYCSATFAVNAPYFVARNITFKNSAPLPASGALGKQAVALRISADTASFIGCKFIGAQDTLYDHTGRHYFRDCYIEGSVDFIFGNGLSLYEGCHLHAVTNTFGALTAQKRDSLLQETGFSFLNCKVTGSGALYLGRAWGSFSTVVFAYTYMDKIITPRGWYNWGDKNREMTVFYGQFQCSGPGADHGGRVAWSRELTQQEAKPFISIDFIDGHEWLKHK from the exons ATGGACCGTGTAAGaagaataaatacaaatatacccACTGCTGCCACAAGGCCCCCCATCGCCACATTCCTCTGCTTATATGGCCTCACTTTTATCCACCCTATCCCAATCACCACCTTTCTCACTTGCTCAGCTTCACTAGTTAGCTGCATTATGGTGTTCTCTATGTTATCCAGTCTACTGGTGTGGCTGTTACTACTTTCGACATGCGCGAAATCTTTGGCTCATCAGAACAGGACTAATGAGTTGAAAGTAACTAGCCCCGGAGAAGCCTATGGGCATTGGGTTAGCAGGATGGGGTCACTGAAGCACTCTCTGTTCCAGAAAGCAAAGAACAAGTTAAGGCCATGCTTGAAACTCAAAGTACATAAGGATCCGAAAAAAGGAGACTTTACTCAAGTGCAGGCTGCCATTAATTCACTCCCCATGTTTAGTCATTGTAGAGTTGTGATCAGAATTAGTCATGGGATTTACAG GGAAAAAGTTGAAATTCCAGCAACAATGTCTTACATTACACTGAAAGGAGTAGGCGCAGACAAGACAATTATAGAGTGGGATGACACGGCGGATAGGAAAGGAACCCATGGGAATGTACTAGGTACTTATTGTTCTGCAACTTTTGCTGTCAATGCTCCGTATTTCGTGGCTAGGAATATAACCTTCAAG AATTCAGCTCCACTACCTGCGTCGGGTGCACTAGGAAAGCAGGCCGTAGCTCTGCGCATTTCAGCTGACACTGCATCTTTTATAGGCTGCAAATTTATTGGTGCACAAGACACCCTGTATGATCACACGGGCAGACACTATTTTAGGGACTGTTATATTGAAGGTTCAGTGGATTTCATATTCGGGAATGGACTTTCGCTATATGAAGGCTGCCATCTTCATGCTGTCACCAATACGTTTGGCGCTTTAACAGCACAAAAGAGGGATAGCTTGCTCCAAGAAACTGGTTTCTCATTTCTCAACTGCAAGGTCACCGGGTCAGGTGCTCTGTACCTGGGTAGGGCCTGGGGTTCTTTTTCTACGGTGGTCTTTGCGTATACTTACATGGACAAAATTATCACCCCTCGGGGATGGTACAATTGGGGAGACAAGAACAGGGAGAT GACTGTGTTTTACGGACAATTCCAATGTTCAGGACCAGGGGCTGATCACGGAGGAAGGGTTGCATGGTCCAGAGAGCTCACTCAGCAGGAGGCTAAACCATTTATATCTATTGACTTCATAGATGGGCATGAATGGCTTAAGCACAAATAA